In the genome of Bosea sp. ANAM02, the window GATCAGGTCGAGGATCGCGCGCCCGGTCATCGACTTGCCCGAGCCGGATTCGCCGACGATGCCGAGCCGCTCGCGGCCGAGCGTGAAGGAGAGGCCGCGCACGGCCCGGACGATGCCGGTCGGCGTGTGGAAATCGACCTTGAGATTGTCGACTTCGAGAAGAGGCTGCTCGCTTGTCATCGACTCACCTCGCATCCATGACGTCGCGGAGCCCGTCGCCGAGCAGGTTGAAGCCGAGCGCGACGATGCAGATGGCGATACCGGGGAAGGTCGCGACCCACCACTGGTCGAAGATCTGCTCGCGGCCGGCCGAGATCATGGCGCCCCATTCCGGCATCGGCGGCTGCGCGCCCAGCCCGAGGAAGCCGAGGCCGGCGGCGGTTAGGATGATGCCGGCCATGTCGAAGGTGGTGCGCACGATCAGCGAGGACATGCACATCGGCACGACATGCTTCCAGATGATGCGGGCCTGCGAGGCGCCCTGCAGGCGCATCGCGGCGATATAGTCCTGGTTGCGGATCACCATGGTTTCGGCGCGGGCGACGCGGGCATAGGGCGGCCAGGTCGTGATCGCGATGGCGATGATGGCGTTGACGATACCGGGGCCGAGCGCCGCGACGAAGGCCAGCGCCAGGACGAGGCGCGGGAAGGCCAGGAAGACGTCGGTGATGCGCATAAGCAGCCGATCGACCCACCCCCCATAATAGCCGGAGATCGCGCCGATCAGCAGGCCGAACGGGCCGACCGTGACGACGACCAGCAGCACGATCACCAGCGTGATCCGCGTGCCGTAGACGATGCGGCTGAAGATGTCGCGGCCGAGCGCGTCCGTGCCGAACCAGTTGGTCGTCGAAGGTGGCATCAGCCGCTTGTCGAGCGTCTGCGCGATCGGGTCGAAGGGCGCGATCAGGGGCGCGAAGGCTGCGATCAAGAGCAGCAGGACGATGATGGCGAGGCCCGCCACCGCCATCGGGTTGCGCTTGAAGGCGAGCCATTGCCGGTAGAGCTGGCCGAGCCGGGCCTGGCGGCGCGACTCCGGGGAGTCGCTGATCAGCCAGGCATGCAGGCCGGCGGAGGAGGTTTCGCTCA includes:
- the nikC gene encoding nickel transporter permease, with the protein product MSETSSAGLHAWLISDSPESRRQARLGQLYRQWLAFKRNPMAVAGLAIIVLLLLIAAFAPLIAPFDPIAQTLDKRLMPPSTTNWFGTDALGRDIFSRIVYGTRITLVIVLLVVVTVGPFGLLIGAISGYYGGWVDRLLMRITDVFLAFPRLVLALAFVAALGPGIVNAIIAIAITTWPPYARVARAETMVIRNQDYIAAMRLQGASQARIIWKHVVPMCMSSLIVRTTFDMAGIILTAAGLGFLGLGAQPPMPEWGAMISAGREQIFDQWWVATFPGIAICIVALGFNLLGDGLRDVMDAR